A genomic segment from Streptomyces sp. TLI_235 encodes:
- a CDS encoding dihydrolipoamide dehydrogenase codes for MANDASTVFDVVILGGGSGGYAAALRAAQLGLSVALIEKGELGGTCLHRGCIPTKALLHAAEVADETREAAEFGVLATFQGIDIKGVHKYKDDVVSGLYKGLQGLVASRKVTFIQGEGRLSSQTSVDVNGQRVEGRHIVLATGSVPKSLPGLTIDGNRVISSDHALKLDYIPKSAVILGGGVIGVEFASVWKSFGVEVTIVEALPHLVPLEDENSSKLLERAFRKRGIKFELKARFSGVEYTENGVRVSTENGKQIDADVLLVAIGRGPVSAGLGYEEAGVAMDRGYVLVDEYLRTNVPTISAVGDLVPTLQLAHVGFAEGMLVAERLAGLKVVPIDYDGIPRVTYSNPEVASVGLSEAKAAEQYGKDKIVTLKYNLAGNGKSKILKTAGEIKLVQVKDGAVVGVHMVGARMGEQVGEAQLIYNWEALPAEVAQLIHAHPSQSEALGEAHLALAGKPLHAHD; via the coding sequence GTGGCGAACGACGCCAGCACCGTTTTCGACGTAGTCATTCTCGGAGGCGGAAGCGGCGGTTACGCCGCGGCGCTCCGCGCCGCCCAGCTGGGTCTGAGCGTCGCGCTGATCGAGAAGGGCGAGCTCGGCGGTACCTGCCTGCACCGCGGCTGCATCCCCACCAAGGCTCTGCTGCACGCGGCCGAGGTCGCCGACGAGACCCGCGAGGCCGCCGAGTTCGGCGTCCTGGCCACCTTCCAGGGCATCGACATCAAGGGCGTCCACAAGTACAAGGACGACGTGGTCTCGGGCCTGTACAAGGGCCTGCAGGGCCTGGTCGCCTCCCGCAAGGTCACCTTCATCCAGGGCGAGGGCCGGCTGTCCTCGCAGACCTCGGTGGACGTCAACGGCCAGCGCGTCGAGGGCCGCCACATCGTCCTCGCCACCGGCTCGGTTCCCAAGTCGCTGCCCGGCCTGACCATCGACGGCAACCGGGTCATCTCCTCGGACCACGCCCTCAAGCTCGACTACATCCCGAAGTCGGCCGTCATCCTCGGCGGCGGCGTCATCGGCGTCGAGTTCGCGTCCGTGTGGAAGTCCTTCGGCGTCGAGGTCACCATCGTCGAGGCCCTGCCGCACCTCGTCCCGCTGGAGGACGAGAACAGCTCCAAGCTGCTGGAGCGCGCCTTCCGCAAGCGCGGCATCAAGTTCGAGCTGAAGGCCCGCTTCTCCGGCGTCGAGTACACCGAGAACGGTGTCCGCGTCTCCACCGAGAACGGCAAGCAGATCGACGCCGACGTGCTGCTGGTCGCCATCGGCCGCGGCCCGGTCTCGGCCGGCCTCGGCTACGAGGAGGCCGGTGTCGCCATGGACCGCGGCTACGTCCTGGTCGACGAGTACCTGCGCACCAACGTGCCGACCATCTCGGCGGTCGGCGACCTCGTCCCGACCCTGCAGCTCGCCCACGTCGGCTTCGCCGAGGGCATGCTCGTCGCCGAGCGCCTGGCGGGCCTGAAGGTCGTCCCGATCGACTACGACGGCATCCCGCGCGTGACCTACTCCAACCCGGAGGTCGCCTCCGTCGGCCTGTCCGAGGCCAAGGCCGCCGAGCAGTACGGCAAGGACAAGATCGTCACGCTCAAGTACAACCTGGCCGGCAACGGCAAGAGCAAGATCCTCAAGACCGCCGGCGAGATCAAGCTCGTCCAGGTCAAGGACGGCGCCGTGGTGGGTGTCCACATGGTCGGCGCCCGCATGGGCGAGCAGGTCGGCGAGGCCCAGCTGATCTACAACTGGGAGGCCCTGCCCGCCGAGGTCGCGCAGCTCATCCACGCGCACCCCAGCCAGTCCGAGGCCCTGGGCGAGGCGCACCTGGCGCTGGCCGGCAAGCCGCTGCACGCGCACGACTGA